Part of the Lolium rigidum isolate FL_2022 chromosome 6, APGP_CSIRO_Lrig_0.1, whole genome shotgun sequence genome, TGAGGAGGTATGGGGTATTGATGAGTCTGAGCTAAGCAATTACGGTGGACGTATTGAAGCGGTGGCGACTTACTCGTCCAAAGCTGGAGTTTGGACACATAAAATGGTTAAGAAGTATAATGACTTTGCGATACCCGCTCATTCAAAAGGTGCTTTTTTAAATGGGATCATGCATTTGGCTGCATACGATGATATGGTAGTCACCTTTGATGTCAAAGGTAAACTTTTGCGGTTCATTGGGACTCCTTCGCCACCATACTGCTATGAGTGTCCTGTCAACGATGTCTTTCTATCACAGGgacagctacattttacatgcagTACTGATTCTGAATCTTATGATATCATTTCCCAAGAAAGTTCTGAATCTGATAGTTCCAACTTATTAGTCTGGGTTCTTGAGGATTACAGTAGTGGAAAATGGACCTTGAAGCACACTGTTAGCCACTTGCAACTGTTCAGAGACATTTATCCAGGGTACCCTGATTACAATGTTATCTCATTCCACCCGGAGCGCAATATGATTTTCATAGTTTGTGGGTACAATAACACACTTATCTCATATGAGATGGATTGCAAGAAGCGATGCGCTCTACGTCAACTTGGACAGGATGGTCATGAATATTATTGTGATACAAAGAAGAATCCCTTCATTCCATATGTTCCCTTGTTCACGGAGTCATTGGTAGATGGTCCGAGGAAACCTATATGAACTTGTAACTGTTGCTCATGGTGCATGAGTGCACTAATGTACCTGACTCTACGGAGCTAGCTATTGGCTATTGCACTTTATTTAGTAACGGGTCTTATGTTTGTGTCCTTGTATATATAAGTATGTCATTCAGTTTCATCAGCCTAGTGATTAACCATGGATACTATGATCGCTTTGTTGTACCATCGTTGTCTTTGATATCTAGAGTCTGATTTCTGCTTATTTCTCTGTATGTCAATAATTGATTTGTTTTGCAACTTGCTATTTAATCTTCCCTATTTCTTTTTGACATTTGGAGAACTATAGTACTGGCATTATGTACGTGGGTCTCCATTTGCTGATGCTTCAATTCCATTATTCTCAACAATATTGCTTGGAAGCCTTGTTTTCCCCTCTCAATGATGAAGTGATGTGAATGCAAGGTATTTTCTCATGATAAGACATGCTATCATGGATATGCTGTTTTGATAGTTCAATcttgatttatttatttttgtagaCAGAATTCTTTTGGAGTATCAGATGTTGACATTGTTGGGCTTGCACCTGAAGTAGAAGACCTTTTTTAGTGCTAAGTTAGTCCCAAATACCGTAAGATAGCT contains:
- the LOC124662489 gene encoding F-box protein At1g30790-like, whose product is MAPGSKKKKKGVKGSPVDKLTDDILADIISRVPYKSSRCCKCVSTRWRDLFSHPDHRKKMPQSIAGFFYEDCNEDRFPEKARYFINVTGKGYRLIDPSLSFLPKCERLDIMDCCNGLLLCRCWKDTYPETVDYVVCNPATMKWVVVPATEWSSKVDVTRLGFDSAVSAHFHVFEFIREEVWGIDESELSNYGGRIEAVATYSSKAGVWTHKMVKKYNDFAIPAHSKGAFLNGIMHLAAYDDMVVTFDVKGKLLRFIGTPSPPYCYECPVNDVFLSQGQLHFTCSTDSESYDIISQESSESDSSNLLVWVLEDYSSGKWTLKHTVSHLQLFRDIYPGYPDYNVISFHPERNMIFIVCGYNNTLISYEMDCKKRCALRQLGQDGHEYYCDTKKNPFIPYVPLFTESLVDGPRKPI